In one Leptospira fletcheri genomic region, the following are encoded:
- a CDS encoding 50S ribosomal protein L23 has translation MNLNEVILSPIVTEKSQDLETIGEKLGKRTVKYTVEIHPRANKTLVKEAFRKIYNVVPSSVNIQVYRGKVKRFRHLPAPKAHWKKAIVTFQDGASIDFGKEA, from the coding sequence ATGAACCTCAACGAAGTCATCCTTTCTCCCATCGTAACCGAAAAGTCCCAGGATCTGGAGACGATCGGCGAGAAGTTGGGAAAAAGAACCGTAAAATATACCGTGGAAATCCATCCTAGAGCGAATAAGACTTTGGTGAAGGAAGCATTCCGTAAAATATACAACGTGGTTCCTTCCTCCGTGAACATACAAGTGTATCGCGGAAAAGTGAAACGTTTTCGTCATTTGCCCGCTCCGAAAGCTCACTGGAAGAAGGCCATCGTCACTTTCCAGGACGGCGCTAGCATCGATTTTGGAAAGGAAGCATAA